AGCAACCCCGGCAGCGCGCGGAACACCTGTGCCGCATCCTTGAGCCGTGCCAGCAGGCGTGCGGGGTCCGTCAGTCCCTCCAGGGACGCGCACACGGCTGGCCAATCCGGGGCGCCCAGTCGCTCGCTTTCCCACTTGGTCGTCCGGGTCACCCCTTCGGGGTCGAGCACCATGGGCGCGAGGTCATAGATCGGAGCCAGCTGGAAGCGCCCCTGCCAGCGAAAGATCGAGGTGTTGCGGCCATGGTTGTCCGAATTGCCGAGGATGCGGTTGAGCAGGTCGCGGCGGACATACTCGAAGGCCAGGTCGTCGATCTCATCGAGCTGCTGGTTCAGCATCCAAAGGCCAGCCAGGCGTCGCAGCACCGCCTCGTGCTTCATCGGCGAGCCGGGGACGGTGTTCCCGCAGATGGAGTAGATCGACTCCATGGGAATGCGCTGCACTCGCCCCGCCACCACCCTGCGGTCGAAACGTGGCATCCAGAGGCTGGGCCGTTCCGCCTCCTCCAGCGCCAGGCCATCCGTCGACACAGTCTCCAGCCCCAGTTCGGCGATGGCCCGGTAGTAGTGGTACTCGGCACGCAGGATGTTGCGGTCGCGCTCGGTCACCCGGTTGCGGGCGAACTTCACCAGCCAGTGGCGACGCACCCGGTCATCGGCCAGCGCCGCATCCGCGTGCAACCCACCTGCGTCATCCTCGCTCATGAGCAGCTTGGGCGCCTCGCCCTGGGCGCCCGTGGCGCCGCCCATCGCCGCACCCTGTTCATAGGCGTATTCAAGGAAGTCGTTGGTGCGCTCCACCACGTCCGTCCGGGGAAAGGCCAGAGTGCCGAGCGAGGCGATCCGCTCGAACGACTCCTTGACCCGCAAGTGGCCGATCGGCGCGGGCGTGCAGTGCTTGAGCAGGAAGAATTCCATGTCCAGCCCTGCCGGCTTGTCGGCGGCGAAACGGGCCTCCAGGGAGCGGCGCGCAGCCCCCGCCGGCACGATGTCGTGAATGAAGGCCGGGTAGCCGCGGCTGCGGACGGAGGTCCAGCTCAGCGGCAGGTTGAGACTTACCGCCGTCTCGAAGGGCGACTCGATCCGGTCGATGAACCTCAGGAGGTACGCCTGGTTGTAGGCGGCCGAGCAGACGCCGTCCGCTACCTTCTGTGGCGCGTCCACGACCAGCACCAGCGCATCGTGCCATTGGCCGTCGACGTGGGCCTGGATCGTGAGTTGCTCGGACATGCCATCCT
This genomic window from Pseudomonas furukawaii contains:
- a CDS encoding type II toxin-antitoxin system HipA family toxin encodes the protein MSEQLTIQAHVDGQWHDALVLVVDAPQKVADGVCSAAYNQAYLLRFIDRIESPFETAVSLNLPLSWTSVRSRGYPAFIHDIVPAGAARRSLEARFAADKPAGLDMEFFLLKHCTPAPIGHLRVKESFERIASLGTLAFPRTDVVERTNDFLEYAYEQGAAMGGATGAQGEAPKLLMSEDDAGGLHADAALADDRVRRHWLVKFARNRVTERDRNILRAEYHYYRAIAELGLETVSTDGLALEEAERPSLWMPRFDRRVVAGRVQRIPMESIYSICGNTVPGSPMKHEAVLRRLAGLWMLNQQLDEIDDLAFEYVRRDLLNRILGNSDNHGRNTSIFRWQGRFQLAPIYDLAPMVLDPEGVTRTTKWESERLGAPDWPAVCASLEGLTDPARLLARLKDAAQVFRALPGLLVGLPDEVRRAPSIPLNNLDARLKDWGLL